One region of Eubacterium sp. 1001713B170207_170306_E7 genomic DNA includes:
- a CDS encoding phage tail family protein, with protein sequence MKLNGVDIKTFGAVLKHYVIQPCEITKKSEWPPGSLLPVGMDSFETAFKTLSVSLVFMRHSTEAAADHAISNLASKLLGSVDIEIPGQPHRFKCALSGTPQKTYAVEYAKMVPTFELQFIGYEYGDQQTETLNRAATKTINVSGNALTPCVVEITPAADIPDLTITGLGYDPQKDADQPISFTKIQKGGQKVIVDGEKGLVTLADGSNKYGDTELWLFPRLRPGANTITVSRNNVDITLRYCPRFI encoded by the coding sequence ATGAAACTGAACGGAGTGGATATCAAAACCTTTGGCGCAGTGCTGAAGCACTATGTCATCCAGCCCTGCGAGATAACAAAAAAAAGCGAGTGGCCGCCCGGAAGCCTGTTGCCCGTTGGGATGGACAGCTTTGAAACAGCATTCAAGACACTTTCGGTTAGTCTGGTGTTTATGCGGCACAGCACTGAAGCGGCTGCCGATCACGCCATCAGCAATCTGGCAAGCAAACTTCTGGGAAGTGTGGACATTGAGATTCCAGGACAGCCGCACCGCTTTAAGTGCGCGCTAAGCGGGACGCCTCAAAAAACCTACGCCGTTGAGTACGCCAAAATGGTGCCGACTTTTGAACTGCAATTCATCGGCTACGAATACGGAGACCAGCAGACCGAGACCCTCAACCGGGCAGCCACCAAGACTATCAACGTCTCCGGAAACGCCCTGACCCCCTGTGTCGTGGAGATCACCCCGGCGGCCGACATACCAGACTTGACCATTACGGGCCTGGGCTATGACCCGCAGAAAGATGCAGACCAGCCCATCAGCTTTACCAAGATTCAAAAGGGCGGCCAGAAAGTCATTGTTGACGGTGAAAAAGGCCTGGTCACCCTGGCAGACGGCAGCAACAAATATGGGGACACCGAACTGTGGCTGTTCCCCAGGCTGCGGCCGGGAGCCAACACCATCACCGTATCCCGGAACAACGTGGATATTACATTGCGGTACTGTCCGCGATTCATTTAA